CAACGAAAATTGTCGCCCCCGTGGGCGGCGAAGTCGTGCTGTTGTCGGGCGTCTGCGGCAACGACGGCTACTTGCAAATGAACGAGAAGCTTGAGTGGATGCTGGCACCGGATAGCGTCGGAACATTCATCCAAGTCGGCGACGATGACCCCGGAGTGATCGGCCGCCTTGCCGGTTCCAGCGTTCGTCCCGAAAAGAAGGATCCGTCCTACGCCATCGGCATCACCAGCACAAAAAAGACACTCATCACACGCGGCAATACGGATCCGCGTGACGACGTACGTCTGGAAAAAGGTCAAACGTGGATCACCATTTCCAGCCCCAGCGAAGGCGTCAGCCACGTCACCGTGCTGGCACCCGAAAGCGAGTGCTGGGACCAACGCAAATCAACGGCCACGATCTACTGGGTCGACGCAAAGGCACAATTCCCGGGTGCCCAAATCGTTCCCGCTGGAACGACCGTTGACTTGACCACTCGCGTCACGCGATCGGAACAAACCTTGCCGGCAAGTGGCTGGAAAGTACGTTACGAAATCCAGCAACCCGAATTGGCGACCTTCGCAGGCACCGGCGGATCGTCGGTAACCGAAGTCATCGTTGACGACTCAGGCAACGCGACCGCTCAATTGGTTCCCCTACCCGGCACCAGCGGCACCACCGCGGTCGACATGCAAGTCATTCGTCCCGGCGGACGAACGGACAACTTGCCGACGTTGACGCTTGGCCAAGGACAAACATTCGTAACCTGGAGTTCACCGAAGCTAGAACTTCGCGCCGGCGCTCCGGCTGTTGCTTCGTTCGACGTTCCCTATCAAGTCGTCGCGAACCTGCGGAATCCTGGTAACCAACCGGCCACCAATGTTCGCGTCGACCTTCAAACGCCTCCCGGGACTCGCATCATCCGTGCCGACGCATTCGCTCGCGTCGTGCCCAATGGTGTGACTTGGGAAATCGGCGTTCTGCCCCCGCAAACTCAGCTCGACCTGTTCGTCGAATTGGCGTCTCAGTCGCCCGTTGACCTCAGCTTCGAAGCTCGCGGTGACGGACTGGTTAGTAGCGACACCGTTCGCGTCGATGTGTTTCGACCTTCGCTGGGCTTGGCCGTCGCGGCTGTCGAAGATCGTGTGGAAGCCGGTCGACCAGTGACGTTCAACATCGACGTGACCAACAACGGCGACCGACCACTGACGGGCGCCTATGTCACGGCAACGGGTGACTCGTCGATCATTCACGAAAGCGGCGGCGTCCAAGTTCAAGACAACAAAGACGGACCGCTTCAACCCGGCGAAACGTGGCGAAAGAAAGTCGTCTTCACCCCCACCGAAGCCGGCCGCCGCTGCATCAAGGTCGAAGCATTCGCCGACGGCGGACAGCGAGCCGAGCAAGAAGCGTGCACTCTGGTCATCAATCCCGTACCACAAACCCCGCGACTGACCGCGACCATCGACGGAAAGTCTCGCGTCGCGACCGGCGACCCGACCTTAGTTCGCGCCCGGATCGTCAACGAAGGTCGTGGCGAAGCCCGCAACGTCAAATTCAACATGGTGTTCGATCCTCAATTGCAACTGAACTCAGCCACCGAAGGCGCCAGCGAACAAACGATCGGCCAGCGGATCATCACATGGAACGTGCCCACGATGGCTCCGGGGCAAGTTGTTGTTTTGGAAGGACTGTTCAACACGATCGCGCCGAGCCCTCGCTCGCGAGTATCGATCACAGCCGAGAGTGCAGAGGGTGCTCGTGCCAACGACGAATTCGCGTTCGAAATCATCGGGCCATCATCTTCGGTCCAACCGCCCCGCGGCCCCAACCTGCCGCCGGCCGGTACGTCACCCGAGATCCCCGGCGGACGAGCCCCCGAACCTCTTCGCGGCAACCCGAACGATATGGCACCACGAGGTGCGAATCCGATTCCGTCGGGCCCCGTCCGTTCGGGTCGACTGCAAACACAGTTATTCGGTCGGGACAATCCTGTTCGGGTCAATGAGCCGATTCGCTATTCGATCCGCGTCGCCAACGATTCGAACGTCCGTGACGGTCAAGTCGGAATACAGTTTGCGTTGCCTGACGGCGTTCGCTTGGAACGATTGGTGCCACAGACCAGTCCCGAGCTGAGCGACTATCGAATCGACGCAGGCGTCGTGTCACTACCCTACATCCCCAATCTTGAACCCGGCCAATCGGAAGACTTCGAGTTGGTACTTAGCAGCAACCAGCCACAACAGTTCGACTTGAACGTTGGAGTTCGAAGTCTGAATATGCCAGACGGCTACGTCGAAACGGTCACCACAACGGTCACTCCGTAACGGTGAAAGCCGCCGAAATCAGTTCCCGAAAAATCCGGACGGAATCGGACCAATGGTGAACGATTTGTAGAAAACTTCTTGCTCTTCCGCTTCGAGCGCTCGATCGACCGGAACACTCGGGTCGGCACCCATGCTCTTGGGCGCACAACCGAGGATACAGAATCGTTCGTCGACGTGGAAAACTTCCACCTGCATTCGCGGCAAGAAAATACTGCCATCGAGGACGCCCTTGATACCTTTGTATCCATTGCGTTCCATTTCTTGCCCGCCAAGAATCTCGCCACCGAGTTGCCGTTCGGCTTTCTTGCGCATTTGGTCCTTGTCCAGTGGTCGCTTGCCACCGTTCATCGCACCCAGAAAATAGGTCGACTGACTCTCGAACGTCGAAACCGCTTTACAATCGATGACGCTGGGCAGGTTGTCATAGGCGCTGCCCTTTGGCATCAGCACCAACACGCCTTCGATGCCTACGGCCTGATAGCCATCGGGCGCCGAAACCTGTAGCTTTGCGATCGCTTCGGCTTCGGACGGACCTGCATTCATGCGTTGTCGCCAAATCAAACCGCCGATGGTCGAGCAAACGATCAGCAACAACAATCCGATTGACATCCGAACGATCGCTGTCGTACTCATCCCGCCCTTTTTCTTCTTCTTGCCAGACGCAGGCGGGGCATCACCGTCGCCGCCCGCACCGTCGGATTTATCGGGCTCGGGCGCGAGCGGGTCGCCGGGAATTGGCCCCTCGTACATCGATGCTTGACCGGCGACTGGAAAGTGGCTGACGGCCGCGGTGGCCGATGCCGACGGAAAACTGATTCGGCCGAAATCGAAATTGTCGTCGTCTGGATCAACAGCGGCCATGGGCGCAGTGCGCTGGGCGGGTTGGCGCGTGGGTGCTGCCCCCGCCTTGCCAGCCGGATTTACGGCAACGACGGTTGCGCATTTGGGGCACTTGACGCGGCCGCTCGCCGGCGCCTGTGCCAACTTCATGGCGACGGCACACTTTGGACATTTGACGGTCAACATCTGGAAATCGATTCCCTCAGGCTGTTCTAGAATACGGTCCCTCCAATCGTATCTTGCATCCTAATCGATCACCACCGACAAAGGCCGTTGATGGCCCCTTTGTTTCGAGTTCGCCGCGCGTCAGATCGGGCGTTTGATCGTGTATAACGGTCGTGGAGAATCGGACGGGTCGTCCGAATCGGAATTTAGGCCAATTCATCGCCGCACACGTTCACAGATTCATGAAGATTCATTCCGCACGCATCCTGGCTGGTTTCCCCGAGAAGAATGGGTCGCTCTATCGGCGGCTGGGCGTCGCGCTTGGCGATCCGGCGGCTTGGATCGAACTCGATTCGCGCCGGATCGGTTTGGTTCGGGATCTGGAAATGGATCGCGTACGTCAAGTTGGACATGTCGACGATGTGACCTGCCCGGCCGAACACTCGCCGCCGGCCGGTTTGAGCGCGGACCGAGAAACGGCGACGGCCGAAGCCGCCGTACAGATCCTGCGAAGCGCTCGTTGCGAACGAGTGACGGCGGATCGATCGCTGCCATTCATCTTTGCTTGGCATCTGCAGCAAGCAGAAATCGTCGTCGAGTACGATGAGGGTCTGGGCGTCACCGACCGTCGTGCCAAAACGCGTTCAGAGATCGACGCACTGTCCAAAGCCCAGTCGATCACCGAAGAGGTGATGAAATGGATCTGCCAAATCATTGCTCGATCGGACGTCGGTGACAGCGGCGTGCTAGTACACGAATTCGAACCGTTGACCAGCGAACGTGTTCGATCGATGGTGGCAATCGAGTTTCTGAACCGCGGTTGCAGCATGACCCACGGCGCCATCATCGCATCGGCGCCCCAGGTTGCCGATTGTCACCACAGCGGGGCGGGGCCGCTGCGAACAGGCACCCCGATCATTGTGGATCTGTTTCCACGTGACGAGTCGACTCGTTATTGGGGCGATTGCACGCGAACCGTCGTCAATGGAAACATCAGCGACGAAGTCAAGGCGATGCACGCGGCCGTCGTCGAAGCCAAGGCAGCGGCGACGGCGAAATTAGTCGTCGGCGAAACTGCAAATGCCGTTCACCTTGCGTCCGAGCAGGTGTTGACGCGGCACGGATATCCGATTTCGCGCGGCACGTTGACCGACGGGCCCAGCATCCAGCATGGGACCGGACACGGCATCGGTCTCGATTTGCATGAACCCATCCTGCTGGATCATGGCGGCGGCGAAGTGATGGAGGGCGAAGTCTTTACGATCGAGCCCGGTCTGTACGGACGCCTTTGCGGCGGTGTGCGAATCGAAGACATGTTGGTCGTCACCGGTGGCGAAGCAAAGAACTTGAACGCGCTACCGGATGGATTGACCTGGGACTGATGGCGGCATGTCAATGAGATCCATTTGCAAGACTGTGATGCGAACGCTGTTGATGCTTGCCGCTGTCACTATGGTTACTGTCACCATGGTTTTAACGCAAGCCATCGGCCAAGACGGGGCGATGTTGGCCGATTCGTCTTGGGTTGAGCGACTCAAGGGAGACGACGTTCGGCTGTGGCTGGATTCGACCGGGATGCACGTGATCGAAGCAAGGCTAGCGGGGAAAAGCGGTGACTCCGTCGCGTTGAAGCGACTCGACGGTCAAACCATGTCGATTCCGGTCAACCGACTCAGTCGCGGCGACCAACAATTCATTGCTGCGTCAGGCGGCGCGGCCGAACAGGACTCCGCTGAAGAATCCCCCAGCCCCGCCAAGATCCCCTCGACGGTACGGCAATTCTTATCCGTCCAAGTGGACCGCGTCACTTCGTCCGCATCCGCCCGCGACAAAACCGTCAACGGCGTTCCGTGGCTTTCGGCGATGCTGCCGTCTTCGGCAAACCCACAACCCTTGGCGATGGATCGATCGGGAAAGTTCGTGATCGTCACCAGCGACGGGCCCGGCGAGGACGCTCGCAGCACCGGTCCATCGACGTCGGTCGTCTTTGATGTCGAAAATAATGTTGCGGTCGCAACGATCCAGTGGCCGGCCACCGTGCGCGTGCTGGATTACGACCCGCTATCGGACCTGTTGTTGGTCGGAACGCTTCTGCCGGGCGTCAGCACGAGTCGCTATTCTTCGACGAAGAAGCCCGAGTACAGCTTTCTGGTTGCGATGGCGGGACTACGGAGCTTTCGCTTGGCGGGGATCGGTTATGTCGACGCAGCTTTTTTTCTGCGCCCCGAAGAAATCTTTGCGACACGATCCAACTACGGCAACAACAACGAAATGTTCTCGGGCGGCGCGGTACTCGGCGATCGCATGCTGGTTCACAAATTTGACCGGATGTGTGGAGTCATCATCGGGCAAAGTAAACCGTTGTGGAGCTATCCGCTTGTGAACGAGGGCACGATTGCCGTCAGTCCCGATCGACGGTTCTTCGCCGCCAGTGACAACGAAGTCATCGGCGTCGTGGATGCGTCCACTGGCAAAATGATTCGCACGTTGCAAACCGGCGACGGCCAAGTCCGAACGATCCTGAGCTTTTCGACCAACGGCCGACAACTCGCCGCGATTTATTCCACGCGGATCGAGGTCTGGGATCTGGCTTCGTCGAATCGAATCGCCGAATCGTCTCACAAAAACGTGACGGGCAATTTGCTACCGACGGCAATGACGTGGATCGACAACGACAACATCTTGCTGGATCGAAAATGGCTTTACAACTTGAAGACACAGAACTTCATTTGGGAGTATTCGTCGATCAATGCAGTGGTGACGTCACGTGGTTGGACAATGGTGGACTCGCATACAGATTCGGCCCAATTGGTCGCGTTCGACCTTCCGCATTCGCCTGCGTCGGCCGCGATCGCCGACCTGGCGACTCAACCACAGGCCGTGGTCGTTGACAGTTCCTCGCCGATGCAAGTGTTGGTCGATGCGACGCCAGACCTTTACAACAAGCTTGAAAAGATTGCGACCGAAGTCGGAAAACGATCCGGATGGAACTTACAGAAAAAGGCCGACGTGTCGCTGATAGCGAGGGTCAAGCAAGAGCCCGAACCGATCGAGATCAGCGTGACCACGTTTGCAACTCGAACTATCGACGTTGGACCGCCCAGCGGATTTGGAGGTTCGTCGGGACTTGGCCAGTTCTTTCCGCCCTCGTTTCGACCGCCGACGTTCGGGCCACGATCGATTCAAGTCCCGTCGCGCGAGACGCCACGGCCACCGAGAAAGATCAAGTTTCAACCGTATTACTGCGAACTCGAAATCCGCAAAGACGGCGAGTCCGTTTGGAATTGGCGAAACGGATGGCGACCCGGAGGCTCCGTATCATCACCGGATACGGAAAGTGAAGCCGATCTGATCAAGCGGTTGTCCGTACCCAATATCGAAGGTATGCGAACGGTCTTCATCCCGCGAAGGATCGTCGACGAAGACGACCTGATCGAACTGGG
Above is a window of Rubripirellula tenax DNA encoding:
- a CDS encoding SHD1 domain-containing protein encodes the protein MSMRSICKTVMRTLLMLAAVTMVTVTMVLTQAIGQDGAMLADSSWVERLKGDDVRLWLDSTGMHVIEARLAGKSGDSVALKRLDGQTMSIPVNRLSRGDQQFIAASGGAAEQDSAEESPSPAKIPSTVRQFLSVQVDRVTSSASARDKTVNGVPWLSAMLPSSANPQPLAMDRSGKFVIVTSDGPGEDARSTGPSTSVVFDVENNVAVATIQWPATVRVLDYDPLSDLLLVGTLLPGVSTSRYSSTKKPEYSFLVAMAGLRSFRLAGIGYVDAAFFLRPEEIFATRSNYGNNNEMFSGGAVLGDRMLVHKFDRMCGVIIGQSKPLWSYPLVNEGTIAVSPDRRFFAASDNEVIGVVDASTGKMIRTLQTGDGQVRTILSFSTNGRQLAAIYSTRIEVWDLASSNRIAESSHKNVTGNLLPTAMTWIDNDNILLDRKWLYNLKTQNFIWEYSSINAVVTSRGWTMVDSHTDSAQLVAFDLPHSPASAAIADLATQPQAVVVDSSSPMQVLVDATPDLYNKLEKIATEVGKRSGWNLQKKADVSLIARVKQEPEPIEISVTTFATRTIDVGPPSGFGGSSGLGQFFPPSFRPPTFGPRSIQVPSRETPRPPRKIKFQPYYCELEIRKDGESVWNWRNGWRPGGSVSSPDTESEADLIKRLSVPNIEGMRTVFIPRRIVDEDDLIELGKSQLTDSGIVEH
- a CDS encoding M24 family metallopeptidase, which translates into the protein MKIHSARILAGFPEKNGSLYRRLGVALGDPAAWIELDSRRIGLVRDLEMDRVRQVGHVDDVTCPAEHSPPAGLSADRETATAEAAVQILRSARCERVTADRSLPFIFAWHLQQAEIVVEYDEGLGVTDRRAKTRSEIDALSKAQSITEEVMKWICQIIARSDVGDSGVLVHEFEPLTSERVRSMVAIEFLNRGCSMTHGAIIASAPQVADCHHSGAGPLRTGTPIIVDLFPRDESTRYWGDCTRTVVNGNISDEVKAMHAAVVEAKAAATAKLVVGETANAVHLASEQVLTRHGYPISRGTLTDGPSIQHGTGHGIGLDLHEPILLDHGGGEVMEGEVFTIEPGLYGRLCGGVRIEDMLVVTGGEAKNLNALPDGLTWD